From the genome of Bacteroidia bacterium, one region includes:
- the rplS gene encoding 50S ribosomal protein L19, translating to MDFIKNLQKELTPVKELPSFKAGDTITVSYKIVEGNKERIQVFQGVVLQRKGTGTSETFTVRKISGGVGVERIFPVSSPFIDSIEVNKHGVVRRARIFYLRERSGKSARIKEKKFATVAK from the coding sequence ATGGACTTCATTAAGAACTTACAGAAAGAATTGACTCCGGTAAAGGAATTACCAAGTTTTAAGGCTGGTGATACTATTACTGTTAGCTATAAAATTGTAGAAGGAAACAAAGAGCGTATTCAGGTTTTCCAAGGAGTGGTATTGCAACGCAAAGGCACCGGAACTTCAGAGACTTTTACCGTGCGTAAAATTTCTGGTGGAGTAGGAGTAGAGCGTATTTTTCCGGTAAGCTCTCCGTTTATCGATAGTATAGAGGTTAATAAACACGGTGTTGTTCGTCGCGCCAGAATTTTCTATCTTCGTGAGCGTTCCGGTAAATCTGCCAGGATTAAAGAGAAAAAATTCGCCACAGTTGCGAAATAA